The proteins below are encoded in one region of Nilaparvata lugens isolate BPH chromosome X, ASM1435652v1, whole genome shotgun sequence:
- the LOC111062835 gene encoding chromobox protein homolog 5, with translation MDSSEASRVESAASSSRARTQDKPANKKTTMECDSTTDSTAAPTRKSKSAVGEQGSSGTAAKEYEVEDILDHMVVQDKSFFLVKWKNYDQDSNSWESRDDLTNCKRAIANYFKRSLTNYENLKKQESQQASSNKQ, from the coding sequence ATGGATAGCTCCGAAGCATCGCGTGTGGAGAGTGCGGCCAGCTCCAGCCGAGCACGAACCCAGGACAAGCCAGCAAATAAGAAAACAACCATGGAATGTGATTCAACCACTGACTCCACAGCAGCACCTACTAGAAAATCCAAGTCAGCAGTAGGTGAGCAGGGTTCTAGTGGCACAGCCGCTAAAGAGTATGAAGTGGAGGATATTCTTGATCATATGGTCGTCCAGGACAAGTCTTTCTTCCTTGTAAAGTGGAAGAACTATGACCAGGACTCCAATTCCTGGGAAAGTCGCGACGACTTGACCAATTGCAAACGCGCTATCGCCAATTACTTCAAACGGTCATTGACCAACTATgaaaatctcaagaaacagGAGAGCCAACAAGCGTCGTCTAACAAGCAGTAA